A region of the Bacillus sp. NP247 genome:
GTAACTAAATTTAATAACTATTACCCAGTATTAAAAGAGTTTGTAGACAATAAAGAAGATAAAGAAGGGTTTTTGGATAGACTTGAGGTTCTTCAAGATATGACTATGACGAATCAAGAAAACGTACAAAGACAGATTAATGAATTAACAGATCTTAAATTACAACTGGATAAAAAACTTCAAGATCTCGATATGGATGTAACAAAAGCACAGGGTGTACTAAGTTCAGATGGAACAGGGAAAATAGATCAGCTAAAAAATGAATTACAAAATACCCAAAAATCAATTCAAAATGATTTACAACAAATAGCATTATTACCAGGAGCTTTAAATGAACAAGGGTTTGTTATATTCAAAGAAGTCTATAACCTTTCAAAAGATATCATTGAACCTGCTGCTCAAACAGCAGTAGCAGCGTATAACAAAGGCAAAGAAATTAACAACTCTATTTTAGAAGCAGAGAAAAAAGCAGAGCAAGAAGCGAAAGAAAAGGGTAAATCCGCTCTAGAGATTGAAGCTGCCAAAAAAGAAGCCCGTGAAGCAATTGAGAAAAGCAAACAAGCTGAAATAGCTGCAGCTGCAGTTGCAAAAACAAAAGATTATGACCTTACGAAATTTATTGACCCTGAAAAAATTAAGAAAACATATAGTGCTTTCGCTGAAGTAAATAAATTAACAGCAGAACAGCGAACACATTTAGCAGATTTAGAGACACAAAACCAAAAATTTTATGATTTGACTAAGAACCTAAAAATAGCAGATTTACAAAAATCAATGCTTCTTATTATGCAAAATGATTTACATACATTTGCATATCAAGTAGATGTAGAACTTGACCTACTAAAACGCTATAAGGAAGATTTGGGTCTAATAAAAAATAGTATTACAAAATTATCTACTAATGTT
Encoded here:
- a CDS encoding alpha-helical pore-forming toxin family protein, whose amino-acid sequence is MKNKIISGFFITSIVTGATIPINALATPIVHAETQQESMDISSSLRKLGAQSKLIQTYIDQGLMSPNVQLAEVPALNTNQSLIKQDMKEWSSELYPHLILVNSKSKGFVTKFNNYYPVLKEFVDNKEDKEGFLDRLEVLQDMTMTNQENVQRQINELTDLKLQLDKKLQDLDMDVTKAQGVLSSDGTGKIDQLKNELQNTQKSIQNDLQQIALLPGALNEQGFVIFKEVYNLSKDIIEPAAQTAVAAYNKGKEINNSILEAEKKAEQEAKEKGKSALEIEAAKKEAREAIEKSKQAEIAAAAVAKTKDYDLTKFIDPEKIKKTYSAFAEVNKLTAEQRTHLADLETQNQKFYDLTKNLKIADLQKSMLLIMQNDLHTFAYQVDVELDLLKRYKEDLGLIKNSITKLSTNVDTTNQQSQKDTLRQIKNVISYLEEQVYKF